The genomic segment ACGCCGGCGCGTTACGTGCGCGCCTTTGAGGAATATTTCTCCGGTTATGCCCGTAATCCCGAAGAGGAACTCGGCAAGGTCTTCGATGACATTCAGGGTTATGAGGACATGGTTATCGTGCGGGATATCGCGTTTGTCTCCCACTGCGAGCACCATATTGCCTCTATTATCGGGACGGCCAGCGTTGCTTACTGGCCGGATAAGAAGGTTGTGGGGATTAGCAAGCTTGCTCGTGTGGTCGATATTTTTGCCAAGCGTCTGACCTCGCAGGAAAACATGACCCGCGAGATTGCCGGCGCCATTGATAGCGCTCTCGGAGCCAAAGGCAGCGCCGTTTTGATTCGCGCCGATCATCAGTGCATGAGTACACGCGGCGTTGAAAAAGCGGCTTCTTCGACGGTCACGACGACATTTACCGGCAAGTTCAAGGACAGTGAAGAGCTTCGCCGCCGTTTTCTGGACCTGGTGCGGGATTGACGCCTCTTTTAAATCCGTGGCGGCGCCCGGCGGCGTTGCCGGGCATTGAAAAAGACGTTCAAAAAAAAGTCACAGTTCTTTTGCTTTCCTGTTAAACTGCGGCCTATGACGTCTTTTACCCTTCCCCAATGGTATGATTTGCACATGCATTTACGGCAAGGCGCCCTGCTGGCTCCTCTTATTCAGGCCCAGCGCGATATGGGGTGCGCAGGTGTTTTGGCCATGCCGAATACGAAGCCGCCGGTGGGTAAAATTCTTGCGGGGGACGATCTTCCTTACTGGAGCATCGAGGAATATCTTGACATGATCCGTGCCGCCGGCGGCGATCAATTCATAGATGTCATCGTGCCTCTCTATCTGACCAAAGATACAACAGCTCAAATGATCGAAGGAGGAGTAAAGAGCGGCGTTTTGCGCGCGGCCAAATATTATCCGCCGCACGGTACGACCAATGCGGGTCACGGGCAGCCCCTTGACGTTTTCATTGAAAACGGCGTGCTGGAGGCCATGGAATCGCAAGGGGTGGTTTTATGCGTGCATGGCGAAGCGCACGGTCTCCCGGCAGAAAGTTATTTCGATGCGGATGTGAATGCGGAAGATATTTTCTACCGCCGGCAAATGCCACGCCTTGCCGAGAAATTTCCGAAACTGAAAATAGTCTGCGAACATATTACAACCCGCGCCGCTGCCGGGTTTGTCCGGCAGGCCGGACCGAATGTCGCTGCGACCGTGACTCCCCAGCATCTTCTTTATACAGCCGGACATTTAATGCAGGGCCTGAACTATCATCTTTACTGCCTGCCGGTGGTCAAGTTCGAAAAGGATCGCGCTGCACTGCGTGAAGCCGTTACAGATTCTCGAAATACGCAGTTTTTTGCCGGCACGGACAGCGCACCCCATACACAAAAAGCGACCGAATGCGGCTGCGCCGCCGGCTGTTTCACGGGCGGAATCGCGCCGCAACTCTATGCGCAAGGCTTCGAAGAGGCCGGCGCAGATTTATCCACGAAAGAAGACCAGCATATATTCAGGGCCTTTCTTTGTGAAAACGGCCCGGCGTTTTATGGTCTTCCGATGTCGCAAAAGACGTTTACCCTGACAAAAAAATCCCGTTCTCTTGCCGCACTTGAAACGTCCGAAGGGCCGGTTATACCGCTTCCTCTCGGTCTAGGACATGCGTCCCTCCCATGGTCGATTGAAACATGAACGACACCGCAACAAAAATTGCCCCGAAATTCGATGAAAACGGGCTGATTGCTGCGATTGCGCAGGATTTTAAAACCCGTGAAGTCTTGATGCTGGCCTGGATGAATGAAGACGCGCTGCGCAAGACGCTTGAAACCGGTCAGGCCCATTATTGGAGCCGGTCCCGTCAGGAACTCTGGCACAAAGGCGCGACCAGTGGCGCTATCCAGCAGGTGAAGGAAATCCGGATCGACTGCGATCAGGACGCTCTTGTCCTTTTCGTCGATCAGGAAGGGTCCGGTGCCTGCCACACGGGTAAAAAGAGCTGTTTTTACCGGCGGATTGACGGGAAGGACGATCCTGCTCTTGTCTTCACCGAATGAAGCCTGAATCGTAAAATTTATTTTATTTTTATCAAGAATTTTAATTGATTTTTAAATTGGCCGGAAAAACTTTTATTTTTCAGCCTATTGGATTAGAATCCCTTCAGTTGAAATTTTCATTTCTGCGTTCATCGTAAAGAGCTTCTTAATTTATTTTGCCTATTCTGAAGAATGCAGAGAATACCCTTCACAGGAAAGCAGCACAACTGGACAGCATGACAACAGATTGGCTTAATGAGGACGGAAAGACTGTCAAGAAACGTCGGTTTTTTAGCGCGCGCGTACTGACAAGCTCATCTTCGCACATATGGCGCAGCAAAATCAGCTGGCGCATTGCGCTGTCCGTCTTCCTGACCATCCTGATCGTACAGGTCGCCATCCTCACCTTGACTCTTAAACAACGGGAAATCGCCCTGCTGGATAAAACCCGTGAGCTTGGCCGGACGGCGATCGTTTCCGTTATGGAAAGCAATGTGTCAAACCTTCTGGAAAACCCTATCAAGCAGGAAAGGGTGGGGCGTGTTTTAACCTCAACACTGGTAAAGGGGATCGCCGTATATTCCGCCGATTTGAATCTTTTGGGGCTTTTCGGCGAACCGGTCTCGATGGTAATGCTGGATCAGGACAGCCTATACCAAACCAACTGGTCGAGCGATGGGAAGTCCTACGAAGTCGTTTATCGTCCAAATGATTTACGCAGGCCTTACGTTATCGTCACACGCCTGAATTCCGAAAATATATCAAAAGATATTCTTTCTTACGTGCAGCAGACCGTTCTGGTCATGCTTCTGATGTCCGCCTTTGTGACGACTGTTTTGATGATCTCTCTGGGGCGCTGGCTTTTGGAACCCGTTCTCTTTTTAAGGGAAAACCTGCTTGCGGCGTCGGAAAACCCGGAAAAGCCGGATATCAAAGATTCCACTTTCGATCCGGCGGATGAAGTGGGAGGGGCGATTGCTCTGGCCCAAAATCTGATCCGGCAAAATGCCGATAACCTGACACGTATTAAGTCGGCTGCGGAAGATAAAATCCATAAGCTTGCGTACTATGACTCCCTTACGGGTCTTCCGAACCGGACGCTCTTTTTGCAAAAGCTCTCCGAGCAAGCCAGGCAGGCCGGGGAAGAAAAAACAAACCGTATTGCCGTTATTGCTCTCGATCTTGATCATTTCAAAGATATCAACGATTCAATGGGGCATAGCATCGGGGATGCCATTTTACGCGGCGTTGGAAAACGTCTGCGCTCCGCCATGCCCGAACGTGCCGTTGTGGCGAGATCGGGAGAGGATGAGTTTGCCATTACCTCTCCGCTGATCCCAGGGGGGGCAAGCGCGCATGAAATTGCCGAGAAAGTCGGCAAGGTGATTTCGTCCGAACCCTTTAAGGTTTTTAACGAGGAGTTTCAGGTGCGCGCTTCTATTGGCGTGGCGACCTTTCCGGATGACAATATCGATCCGGATCAGGTTCTTAAAGATGCAAATATCGCGCTCAACCGGGCAAAAGAGGAGGGCCGCGACCGGATCAGGGAATATTCGGAAGATTTTGATCAGGCCGTTCAACAGCGCTTCCAGTTGCTGCGCGACCTTCGGGATGCGCTGGAGAATGACGAGCTTTTGCTTCATTACCAGCCGCAATTTGATTTGCGCACAGGCGCCCTCATCGGGGCGGAAGCGCTGCTGCGCTGGTTTAAGAAGGATAACAGCAAGGAAGGCGGAAAATTTATTTCTCCGGCCGAGTTCGTGCCGATTGCCGAACAATCGGGTCTTGTCGTTCCCATCGGGGCATGGGTTATAAAAGAGGCCTGCAAAACTGCGGCCAAATGGCAAAAAAACGGCCAAAAAGTACGTATGGCTGTCAATGTTTCCGGCGCGCAATTCTATCAGGGCGATCTTGTGAGTCATGTGTCGAAGGTCTTGCAGGAAACGGGGTTGGCCCCTGAGAATCTGGAGATGGAAGTGACGGAGAGCGTCTTTATGGATGATGTCAATCATACGGTAAAGATTCTTCAGGATCTGCATTCTTTGGGTGTTGAACTGGCCATTGACGATTTTGGAACGGGGTATTCTTCGCTGTCTTATTTGCGGATGTTTCCGATCGATCATTTGAAAATCGACCAATCTTTTACCCGGAACGCACTCAACAATCCTGACGATGCCGCAATTGCCAAAACGATCATCAGTCTTGGACGTTCTCTCAATCTAAGGGTTATTGCCGAAGGCGTAGAAACAAAAGACCATGAGGACTTCCTTTTGCATGAGGGCTGCGATGAGGTTCAGGGTTTCCGTTATTCAAAAGCCATTCCGTCAGAGGAATTCAGCTCTTTCATAGAAAGCTACTCCGGCAACCTTTCCTATTTTGACAAGTAAGGCCGGACGTTTCATAAATTTGATTGTTTTGGGCGGCTGTCCACGCTATTGAAAAACGATGACAGGCAATCTTACGTCTTCAAAAGCCAAACCGCTTTCCGGCACGGCGGCCATACCCGGTGACAAATCCATTTCACACCGGGCTTTGATGCTGGGCGGCCTCGCGATAGGCGAGACGGTTATCTCCGGCCTTCTCGAAGGGGAGGATGTTCTTTGTACGGCCCATGCCATGCGTGCGATGGGCGCAAAAATCGAAAAAACGCCGGACGGCCTGTGGCATTGTCACGGGGTCGGGATCGGCGGACTGCATGAGCCGGAAGGGGCGCTGGATATGGGCAATAGCGGTACCTCCACCCGTCTTTTGATGGGGCTTGCTGGCGGGCACAACATGACAACCACGTTCACAGGAGATGCGTCTCTTTCAAAGCGTCCGATGAAACGGGTGATAACGCCGCTGGAAATGATGGGGGCAAAAATTTCTGCGCGTGAAGATGGAAGGCTTCCTCTCACAATCAAAGGGCCCGAGACGGTCCTGCCGATTGAATACCGGTTACCGGTGGCCTCGGCGCAGGTAAAGTCTGCGGTTCTTCTGGCGGGGCTGAGCGCCTGCGGGCAAACGGGCGTGATTGAGGAAAAGCCCACGCGGGACTACACGGAAAACATGCTGCGCCATTTCGGCGTTGAGGTCGAAATTGAAGATCTGGAAGATGGCGCGCAGGCCATTCGCGTGCGCGGCCAGCAGGATTTGAAGGCGGCGCCTGTGAGCGTTCCTGCGGACCCCAGCTCCGCCGCTTTTCCGGTTGTGGCTGCCGTCCTGACGGAAGGCTCGGATATATTTTTGCCGAATATCGGGATGAATCCGCGCCGGGACGGACTCTATGTCAGCCTTCTTGAAATGGGGGCGGATATTACGTTTGAAAATGAACGTACCGAAGCCGG from the Rhodospirillales bacterium genome contains:
- the folE gene encoding GTP cyclohydrolase I FolE — translated: MSVESFVTKTAAQERPSRKEAEKAVEVLIRWAGDDPAREGLRETPARYVRAFEEYFSGYARNPEEELGKVFDDIQGYEDMVIVRDIAFVSHCEHHIASIIGTASVAYWPDKKVVGISKLARVVDIFAKRLTSQENMTREIAGAIDSALGAKGSAVLIRADHQCMSTRGVEKAASSTVTTTFTGKFKDSEELRRRFLDLVRD
- the pyrC gene encoding dihydroorotase, producing the protein MTSFTLPQWYDLHMHLRQGALLAPLIQAQRDMGCAGVLAMPNTKPPVGKILAGDDLPYWSIEEYLDMIRAAGGDQFIDVIVPLYLTKDTTAQMIEGGVKSGVLRAAKYYPPHGTTNAGHGQPLDVFIENGVLEAMESQGVVLCVHGEAHGLPAESYFDADVNAEDIFYRRQMPRLAEKFPKLKIVCEHITTRAAAGFVRQAGPNVAATVTPQHLLYTAGHLMQGLNYHLYCLPVVKFEKDRAALREAVTDSRNTQFFAGTDSAPHTQKATECGCAAGCFTGGIAPQLYAQGFEEAGADLSTKEDQHIFRAFLCENGPAFYGLPMSQKTFTLTKKSRSLAALETSEGPVIPLPLGLGHASLPWSIET
- a CDS encoding EAL domain-containing protein, which gives rise to MTTDWLNEDGKTVKKRRFFSARVLTSSSSHIWRSKISWRIALSVFLTILIVQVAILTLTLKQREIALLDKTRELGRTAIVSVMESNVSNLLENPIKQERVGRVLTSTLVKGIAVYSADLNLLGLFGEPVSMVMLDQDSLYQTNWSSDGKSYEVVYRPNDLRRPYVIVTRLNSENISKDILSYVQQTVLVMLLMSAFVTTVLMISLGRWLLEPVLFLRENLLAASENPEKPDIKDSTFDPADEVGGAIALAQNLIRQNADNLTRIKSAAEDKIHKLAYYDSLTGLPNRTLFLQKLSEQARQAGEEKTNRIAVIALDLDHFKDINDSMGHSIGDAILRGVGKRLRSAMPERAVVARSGEDEFAITSPLIPGGASAHEIAEKVGKVISSEPFKVFNEEFQVRASIGVATFPDDNIDPDQVLKDANIALNRAKEEGRDRIREYSEDFDQAVQQRFQLLRDLRDALENDELLLHYQPQFDLRTGALIGAEALLRWFKKDNSKEGGKFISPAEFVPIAEQSGLVVPIGAWVIKEACKTAAKWQKNGQKVRMAVNVSGAQFYQGDLVSHVSKVLQETGLAPENLEMEVTESVFMDDVNHTVKILQDLHSLGVELAIDDFGTGYSSLSYLRMFPIDHLKIDQSFTRNALNNPDDAAIAKTIISLGRSLNLRVIAEGVETKDHEDFLLHEGCDEVQGFRYSKAIPSEEFSSFIESYSGNLSYFDK
- the aroA gene encoding 3-phosphoshikimate 1-carboxyvinyltransferase, giving the protein MTGNLTSSKAKPLSGTAAIPGDKSISHRALMLGGLAIGETVISGLLEGEDVLCTAHAMRAMGAKIEKTPDGLWHCHGVGIGGLHEPEGALDMGNSGTSTRLLMGLAGGHNMTTTFTGDASLSKRPMKRVITPLEMMGAKISAREDGRLPLTIKGPETVLPIEYRLPVASAQVKSAVLLAGLSACGQTGVIEEKPTRDYTENMLRHFGVEVEIEDLEDGAQAIRVRGQQDLKAAPVSVPADPSSAAFPVVAAVLTEGSDIFLPNIGMNPRRDGLYVSLLEMGADITFENERTEAGERIADLRVRGSGPLKGIDVPAGRVPSMIDEFPVLAMAAACAEGPTRMTGLAELRVKESDRLLMVAEGLKSCGVKLEMGEDSLNIFGTGRPPKGGACVKTALDHRIAMSFLVLGTVTEDPVKIDDAGPIKTSFPTFVDLMNRLGANIR
- the hisI gene encoding phosphoribosyl-AMP cyclohydrolase produces the protein MNDTATKIAPKFDENGLIAAIAQDFKTREVLMLAWMNEDALRKTLETGQAHYWSRSRQELWHKGATSGAIQQVKEIRIDCDQDALVLFVDQEGSGACHTGKKSCFYRRIDGKDDPALVFTE